The following are encoded in a window of Collinsella aerofaciens genomic DNA:
- a CDS encoding type II toxin-antitoxin system VapC family toxin: MFAHVIWPAPRRHRCRPGAGLLHLDANVWVDSFCADHAESIAARAFIGQATEAGALLFFPVHIAKDVLYVVQHELKRSVLASGGALGEASARAIGDAALAFVRNMTENATAVGADASDLWLADKYLALHRDYEDNLVLAACKRAQVDYLVTNDRKLLEHADLAAKTPRQMMPILALAERGGAAIG; this comes from the coding sequence GTGTTCGCCCACGTTATCTGGCCTGCGCCCAGACGGCATCGGTGTCGTCCGGGCGCAGGTCTTTTGCATTTGGATGCCAACGTATGGGTTGATTCGTTTTGCGCCGACCATGCCGAGTCGATTGCCGCGCGTGCGTTTATTGGGCAGGCGACGGAGGCGGGGGCATTGCTGTTCTTTCCGGTGCATATCGCCAAGGACGTACTGTATGTTGTACAGCACGAACTGAAGCGCAGCGTTCTTGCCAGCGGGGGAGCGCTCGGCGAGGCTTCTGCCCGCGCGATTGGCGATGCGGCGCTGGCGTTTGTTCGGAACATGACCGAAAACGCCACGGCCGTGGGTGCAGATGCGTCGGACCTTTGGCTGGCCGACAAATACTTAGCGCTCCATCGCGATTACGAGGACAACTTGGTGCTCGCCGCGTGCAAGCGCGCGCAGGTCGATTACTTGGTGACCAACGATCGCAAACTGCTCGAACATGCCGATCTTGCAGCAAAGACCCCGCGCCAAATGATGCCGATTTTGGCCTTGGCCGAACGCGGCGGGGCGGCTATCGGTTGA
- the rpsI gene encoding 30S ribosomal protein S9: MAENTVVYQGTGRRKNAVARVRLVPGTGKVTINKRDAEQYFGRHQLVENALAPFKVTDTAGQFDVIALCDGGGISGQSGALRLGIARALLNAGDYRADLKKAGFLTRDARVVERKKYGLKKARRAPQFSKR; encoded by the coding sequence ATGGCTGAGAACACCGTTGTCTACCAGGGTACCGGCCGTCGTAAGAACGCCGTCGCCCGCGTCCGTCTCGTCCCCGGCACCGGCAAGGTGACCATCAACAAGCGTGACGCCGAGCAGTATTTCGGCCGTCATCAGCTCGTTGAGAACGCCCTTGCTCCCTTCAAGGTGACCGACACCGCCGGTCAGTTCGACGTTATCGCTCTGTGCGATGGCGGCGGCATCTCCGGTCAGTCCGGCGCTCTGCGCCTGGGCATCGCTCGCGCTCTTCTGAACGCTGGCGACTACCGTGCTGACCTCAAGAAGGCCGGTTTCCTTACGCGCGATGCTCGCGTGGTCGAGCGCAAGAAGTACGGCCTCAAGAAGGCTCGCCGCGCTCCCCAGTTCTCCAAGCGCTAA
- a CDS encoding PTS sugar transporter subunit IIA, producing the protein MFTKVLRSFGMRGRVLTLDAPISGDVIPLSEVKDQTFATGLLGQGVAIQPTGTRVIAPADAKVEAIFPTGHAVALNTVDGLDVLIHVGLDTVQLEGKHFSVHAQVGDVVHKGDVLIEFDREAIAAEGYDVTVPILVCNSVEFSSIKGSVGEHVEEMDQLIVARER; encoded by the coding sequence ATGTTCACTAAAGTCCTGAGGTCTTTTGGTATGCGTGGTCGAGTCCTTACGCTGGATGCTCCCATCTCGGGCGACGTCATTCCGTTATCCGAGGTCAAAGACCAGACGTTTGCTACCGGCCTTTTGGGCCAGGGCGTGGCGATTCAGCCTACGGGTACACGTGTGATTGCTCCGGCTGACGCTAAGGTCGAGGCGATTTTTCCCACGGGTCATGCCGTTGCGCTCAACACGGTCGATGGTCTAGACGTGCTCATCCATGTTGGTTTGGACACTGTCCAGCTTGAGGGCAAGCATTTTAGCGTGCATGCACAGGTGGGTGATGTCGTCCATAAGGGCGACGTGCTCATCGAGTTCGATCGCGAGGCAATTGCTGCCGAGGGTTACGATGTGACGGTTCCCATCTTGGTGTGCAACTCTGTTGAGTTCTCGAGCATCAAGGGCTCCGTTGGCGAGCATGTCGAGGAGATGGACCAGCTCATCGTTGCTCGCGAGCGCTAG
- the glmM gene encoding phosphoglucosamine mutase, with the protein MPQNIFGTDGVRGVANADLSCDLAFRLGRAATKFLGPDICIGRDTRLSGTMLESALTAGIMAEGGRPHCCGVIPTPAVALLTVQNELDGGIVISASHNPPEFNGIKFFSRKGMKLPDAVEEEISAWVMSEEAMAADTLPTGAGVGHIIKMKDARKAYVDHAISTLDGLKLDGLVVAVDCGHGASCQTTPAALQRLGATVHAINTDYCGTDINVECGSTHLEPLRELVLRTHADIGLAHDGDADRVLFVDSEGNEIDGDYILAICGSDLAARGKLANSEIVSTVMCNLGFSIAMKEQGFEMVQTAVGDRYVLERMLEDGAVIGGEQSGHIIFLEHNTTGDGLVTALQLLAVLKRTGRTLTDLAGIMKKYPQVLINVHSDNKAGLDDCQPIWDAVAAAEKELNGRGRILVRPSGTEPLVRVMAEAETHELTQRVVDDIVEVVKRELP; encoded by the coding sequence ATGCCCCAGAACATCTTCGGTACCGATGGCGTCCGCGGCGTCGCCAACGCCGACCTCTCGTGCGACCTCGCGTTTCGTCTTGGCCGTGCGGCGACCAAGTTCCTTGGTCCGGACATTTGCATCGGCCGTGACACGCGTCTTTCGGGCACCATGCTCGAGAGTGCTCTGACCGCCGGCATTATGGCCGAGGGCGGCCGACCGCACTGCTGCGGCGTTATCCCTACGCCGGCCGTGGCGCTGCTCACCGTCCAAAACGAGCTCGACGGCGGTATCGTCATCTCTGCTTCGCACAATCCGCCGGAGTTCAACGGCATCAAGTTCTTTAGCCGCAAGGGCATGAAGCTTCCCGATGCTGTCGAGGAAGAGATCAGCGCCTGGGTCATGTCCGAGGAGGCCATGGCTGCCGACACGCTGCCGACCGGCGCCGGTGTGGGTCACATCATCAAGATGAAGGACGCCCGCAAGGCATATGTCGATCATGCCATCAGCACGCTCGACGGCCTTAAACTCGATGGCCTGGTTGTTGCCGTCGACTGCGGCCACGGTGCTTCTTGCCAGACCACGCCCGCCGCACTGCAGCGCCTGGGCGCCACGGTCCATGCCATCAACACCGATTACTGCGGCACCGACATTAACGTCGAGTGCGGCTCCACTCATCTTGAGCCCCTGCGTGAGCTCGTGCTGCGCACCCACGCCGACATCGGTCTGGCTCACGATGGCGACGCCGATCGCGTGCTGTTCGTGGACAGCGAGGGCAACGAAATCGATGGCGACTACATCCTGGCCATCTGCGGCTCCGACTTGGCCGCTCGCGGCAAGCTCGCCAACTCCGAGATCGTCTCGACCGTTATGTGCAACCTAGGCTTCTCCATCGCCATGAAGGAGCAGGGCTTCGAGATGGTCCAGACCGCCGTGGGCGACCGCTATGTTCTCGAGCGTATGCTCGAGGACGGTGCCGTCATCGGCGGCGAGCAGTCCGGCCACATCATCTTCCTGGAGCACAACACCACCGGCGACGGCTTGGTGACGGCCCTGCAGCTTCTGGCCGTGCTCAAGCGCACCGGCCGCACCCTCACCGACCTTGCCGGCATCATGAAGAAGTACCCGCAGGTACTTATCAACGTACATTCCGACAATAAGGCCGGCCTGGACGATTGTCAGCCCATTTGGGACGCCGTCGCTGCCGCCGAGAAGGAGCTCAACGGTCGCGGCCGCATTCTGGTACGTCCGAGTGGCACCGAGCCGCTGGTCCGTGTGATGGCCGAGGCCGAGACGCACGAGTTGACCCAGCGTGTGGTTGACGACATCGTCGAGGTTGTCAAGCGCGAACTTCCCTAA
- the nagB gene encoding glucosamine-6-phosphate deaminase: MKIIKAKDYEDMSRKAANIISAQVILKPDCVLGLATGSTPIGAYKQLAAWYEKGDVDFAEVSTYNLDEYRGLSHDDPQSYHYFMRENFFDHINIDLNNTHVPDGSNPDAAAACSEYDKIVAAAGYPDLQLLGIGNNGHIGFNEPDDHFSKGTHCVDLTESTIQANSRLFDSIDAVPRQAYTMGTQTIMYARMILVVANGEAKAQAVHDMCYGPVTPKCPASILQLHTNCVVVADEAALSLCE, from the coding sequence ATGAAAATCATTAAAGCTAAAGACTACGAGGATATGAGCCGCAAGGCCGCTAATATCATCTCGGCCCAGGTTATCCTCAAGCCCGATTGCGTGCTGGGTCTTGCCACCGGCTCCACCCCGATTGGCGCTTACAAGCAGCTCGCCGCTTGGTACGAGAAGGGTGACGTCGACTTTGCCGAGGTCAGCACTTATAACCTGGACGAGTATCGTGGTCTTTCGCACGACGATCCCCAGAGCTATCACTACTTTATGCGCGAGAACTTCTTCGATCACATCAATATCGATCTGAACAACACGCACGTGCCCGATGGCTCCAACCCCGATGCCGCTGCTGCCTGCTCAGAGTACGACAAGATCGTCGCTGCCGCCGGTTACCCGGATCTGCAGCTGCTCGGCATTGGTAATAACGGTCATATTGGCTTCAACGAGCCCGATGACCACTTCTCCAAGGGTACGCACTGCGTCGACCTGACCGAGAGCACCATTCAGGCTAACAGCCGCCTGTTCGACAGCATCGATGCTGTGCCCCGTCAGGCTTACACCATGGGCACCCAGACCATCATGTATGCCCGCATGATCCTGGTTGTCGCCAACGGCGAGGCCAAGGCTCAGGCCGTGCACGATATGTGCTATGGTCCGGTTACGCCCAAGTGCCCGGCTTCGATCCTGCAACTGCACACCAACTGCGTCGTCGTTGCCGACGAGGCCGCCCTTTCGCTCTGCGAGTAG
- the rplM gene encoding 50S ribosomal protein L13: MISKSTHYAKQGEVQRNWVLVDADGAVLGRLATQIAMILRGKNKPQFTPNSDCGDFVVVINADKVQLTGNKADTKTYYRHSGYNGGLKAESFRQAMEKHPEKVIERAVRGMLPKTTLGRAQMTKLKVYAGAEHPHAAQNPTKIELEA, encoded by the coding sequence GTGATTTCGAAATCGACTCACTACGCCAAGCAGGGCGAGGTCCAGCGCAACTGGGTTCTCGTCGACGCCGATGGTGCTGTCCTGGGCCGTCTTGCCACCCAGATCGCAATGATCCTGCGCGGTAAGAACAAGCCCCAGTTCACGCCCAACAGCGACTGCGGCGACTTCGTTGTCGTCATCAACGCCGATAAGGTCCAGCTTACCGGTAACAAGGCCGACACGAAGACCTATTATCGCCACAGCGGCTACAACGGCGGCCTCAAGGCTGAGAGCTTCCGCCAGGCTATGGAGAAGCACCCGGAGAAGGTCATCGAGCGCGCCGTTCGCGGCATGCTGCCCAAGACCACCCTCGGCCGTGCCCAGATGACCAAGCTTAAGGTCTACGCTGGTGCCGAGCATCCGCACGCTGCCCAGAACCCCACGAAGATTGAGCTGGAGGCTTAA
- a CDS encoding patatin-like phospholipase family protein — MTAEDKAKNAGKVALVLEGGSFRGQFTAGVLDVLMEAGVEIPAVYGVSAGALNGVNYKSHQIGRANRINLAFCNDNRFMGAASFASTGSIVGYDFIFNDVQDRLDPFDNETFDASPIEMYAVATDMLFGTAAYLPVKSAVLDLDAVRASTSLPLVTPPVEIDGHKYVDGGVADSVPVEHVLEEAGFDRAVVIVTQDRSYEKKPYEFMPAARARYADYPYLLEAIETRHDRYNIQRMHLWKYEREGRALVVAPQKPVEVGHVEHDPAKLLDLYIQGRQEAKRLLSDIEAFVER, encoded by the coding sequence ATGACTGCAGAAGATAAGGCAAAGAACGCCGGCAAGGTCGCGCTCGTCTTGGAGGGTGGCAGTTTTCGTGGGCAGTTTACCGCCGGCGTGCTCGACGTTCTCATGGAGGCCGGTGTCGAAATTCCGGCGGTGTACGGCGTATCGGCCGGCGCCCTCAACGGCGTGAACTACAAGTCGCACCAGATCGGCCGTGCCAACCGCATCAACCTGGCTTTCTGCAACGACAACCGCTTCATGGGCGCCGCATCGTTTGCGTCCACGGGCTCCATCGTGGGTTACGACTTTATCTTCAACGATGTCCAGGACCGCCTGGACCCCTTTGACAACGAGACGTTCGACGCGAGCCCCATCGAGATGTACGCCGTCGCGACGGACATGCTCTTTGGAACCGCCGCGTACCTCCCGGTCAAAAGCGCCGTGCTCGATCTCGACGCCGTGCGCGCCTCGACCTCGTTGCCGCTGGTGACGCCGCCGGTCGAGATCGATGGGCACAAATACGTCGACGGCGGCGTAGCCGATTCGGTCCCCGTCGAGCACGTGCTGGAGGAGGCGGGCTTCGATCGCGCGGTTGTCATTGTCACGCAGGACCGCTCGTACGAGAAAAAGCCCTACGAGTTTATGCCCGCCGCACGCGCTCGCTATGCCGACTACCCCTACCTGCTCGAGGCTATCGAGACGCGCCACGACCGCTATAACATCCAGCGCATGCATCTATGGAAGTATGAGCGTGAGGGCCGCGCGCTGGTCGTTGCTCCGCAAAAGCCGGTCGAGGTCGGTCACGTTGAGCATGATCCGGCAAAGCTCCTCGACCTGTATATTCAGGGCCGCCAGGAGGCAAAGCGCCTACTGAGTGATATCGAGGCATTTGTCGAGCGCTAG